A stretch of Rhodobacter sp. 24-YEA-8 DNA encodes these proteins:
- a CDS encoding diguanylate cyclase yields the protein MTTPQEREPRKAVVLIVDDDISNIEIMNAALGDDYEICFATSGEQALEVMQLTLPDLVLLDVVMPGMQGFEVCSILKRDPLLSDIPVIFTTGLGDTEDEVRGLSLGAIDYVTKPIHPVVLRNRVKNHIELKTLRDNLAEIAVTDALTGLHNRRKLDQLMQDALQRRASSESWLSVIMIDIDFFKLFNDAYGHQSGDQCIHMIASALNRAVKAAAGFSARYGGEEFACVLPDTAPEEALVIAGNIRAQVHQLQIPHEKSMVSPWVTLSIGIASGRTDTRLSMKEWIEAADRQLYIAKSEGRDRVAAITISGES from the coding sequence GTGACCACGCCACAGGAGCGCGAGCCCCGTAAAGCCGTTGTTCTGATCGTCGATGACGATATCTCCAATATCGAGATCATGAATGCGGCGCTCGGGGATGATTATGAGATCTGCTTTGCCACCTCGGGCGAGCAGGCGCTGGAGGTGATGCAACTGACCCTGCCCGACCTCGTGCTGCTGGATGTGGTGATGCCGGGGATGCAGGGGTTCGAAGTCTGCTCCATCCTCAAACGCGACCCGCTGCTCTCGGATATTCCGGTGATCTTCACCACCGGGCTGGGTGATACCGAGGATGAGGTGCGCGGCCTTTCGCTGGGGGCCATCGATTATGTCACAAAGCCCATCCATCCGGTGGTGCTGCGCAACCGCGTGAAAAACCATATCGAGCTGAAGACTCTGCGCGACAATCTGGCCGAGATCGCGGTGACCGATGCGCTGACCGGGCTGCACAACCGGCGCAAGCTGGATCAGCTGATGCAGGATGCATTGCAACGCCGGGCCAGCTCGGAAAGCTGGCTTTCGGTGATCATGATCGACATTGATTTCTTCAAGCTGTTCAACGATGCCTATGGCCATCAGAGCGGCGATCAGTGCATTCATATGATCGCCTCGGCCCTCAACCGGGCGGTCAAGGCGGCGGCAGGCTTTTCGGCGCGCTATGGCGGCGAGGAATTTGCCTGCGTGCTTCCCGATACCGCCCCCGAAGAGGCGCTGGTCATTGCGGGCAATATCCGCGCCCAGGTGCATCAGCTGCAGATCCCCCACGAGAAATCAATGGTCAGCCCCTGGGTGACGCTGAGTATCGGCATCGCCTCAGGGCGCACCGATACCAGGCTTTCGATGAAGGAATGGATCGAGGCAGCCGACCGTCAGCTCTATATCGCGAAATCGGAAGGCCGGGATCGGGTGGCTGCGATCACTATTTCCGGCGAGAGCTGA
- a CDS encoding aspartate ammonia-lyase: MARIETDGLGPRELPDTALYGVNTLRGSENSALGSERIGDHPRFVNGLAAIKKAAAQANRDIGVLQPDLAAAIIAACDELLAGRHHEQFIIDIMEGSGGTSINMNANEVIANRALQILGHEAGDYASLHPNDHVNHGQSTNDVVPSALKLAVYDATLPLVQALNHLADAFAERATAFADVLKIGRTCMQAAQPMTLGQEFGGYASAVRRQAAKIAAASSDLLTLPLGGSAIGTGLGSDPGYPAALYANLSANLGLPLLRADNPFDAMQNSDTFARVSSEIRIAGETIAKIAHDLILISSDPQTGIGEIRLPAVQPGSSIMPGKINPVLPMLVQQLAFALAGNDQSVALASMAGQLEINHFEPVIASRLFESCRLLTNGSRLFADKCISGIEARPERALELLLNSPALATVMVAELGYTQVSAIVKQADKEGVPFVDVMIAKGLMSREGVMDRLRAAVVPVR, translated from the coding sequence CGATCACCCGCGCTTCGTGAACGGCCTTGCGGCGATCAAGAAAGCGGCGGCACAGGCCAATCGCGACATCGGTGTGCTGCAGCCCGATCTCGCGGCGGCGATCATTGCCGCCTGTGATGAACTGCTGGCGGGCAGGCATCATGAGCAGTTCATCATCGACATCATGGAAGGCTCGGGCGGCACCTCGATCAATATGAACGCGAATGAGGTTATCGCCAACCGTGCCTTGCAGATCCTCGGGCACGAGGCCGGAGATTACGCCAGCCTGCACCCCAATGACCATGTGAACCACGGGCAATCGACGAATGACGTCGTGCCATCAGCGCTGAAACTGGCGGTCTATGACGCCACTCTGCCCCTGGTTCAGGCGCTGAACCATCTCGCCGATGCTTTTGCGGAGCGCGCCACTGCTTTCGCCGATGTGCTGAAAATCGGGCGCACCTGCATGCAGGCGGCGCAGCCAATGACGCTGGGCCAGGAATTCGGCGGCTATGCCAGCGCCGTGCGCCGTCAGGCGGCAAAGATCGCAGCAGCGTCATCCGATCTTCTGACCCTGCCGCTTGGCGGCAGCGCCATCGGCACCGGACTGGGCTCTGACCCGGGCTATCCGGCGGCGCTTTATGCCAATCTCAGCGCCAATCTGGGCCTGCCTTTGCTCCGCGCTGACAATCCGTTTGACGCGATGCAGAATTCAGACACCTTTGCCCGCGTCTCTTCTGAGATCCGCATCGCCGGCGAAACCATCGCCAAGATCGCGCATGACCTGATCCTGATCTCATCGGACCCGCAAACCGGCATTGGTGAGATCCGCCTTCCTGCGGTGCAGCCCGGCTCCTCGATCATGCCCGGCAAGATCAACCCGGTCCTGCCAATGCTGGTGCAGCAGCTTGCCTTCGCGCTGGCCGGAAACGATCAGAGCGTGGCGCTGGCCTCGATGGCCGGCCAGCTTGAGATCAATCATTTCGAGCCGGTAATCGCCTCACGCCTCTTTGAAAGTTGCCGTCTTCTGACCAATGGCAGCCGGCTTTTCGCTGATAAATGCATCAGCGGCATCGAGGCCCGTCCCGAACGCGCGCTGGAACTGCTGCTGAACTCACCCGCACTGGCCACGGTGATGGTCGCGGAACTGGGCTATACCCAGGTTTCGGCAATTGTGAAGCAGGCGGATAAGGAAGGTGTCCCCTTCGTGGATGTCATGATCGCCAAAGGCCTGATGAGCCGGGAAGGGGTTATGGACAGACTGCGCGCGGCCGTCGTGCCCGTTCGTTGA